A stretch of Dysidea avara chromosome 5, odDysAvar1.4, whole genome shotgun sequence DNA encodes these proteins:
- the LOC136255686 gene encoding cystinosin homolog, which yields MRQALSLLLFLLFSEHVKAEKCDYAKPSSGKYLLCAGEVSTLEIGQNYSVHLYTSPPGLNDSIMLHPHVTVKQSITLPVNFTLEPKGNGSSQHITVTAVRAGKATVRFYNESDVDEFIVRIDRAAFQVLVVHSKPLNIIIAVVGWVYFTAWTISFYPQIFLNFKRRSVVGLSFDFLSYNILGFFAYSVYNSMLFWDSGIQSEYFDSHPGGVIPVQLNDVIFSLHAVLVTAFTIFQCFIFERGGQRVSYVAMGILAILILYSVIIVFLAVGKVVTWLNFLLLFSYVKLAVTLIKYCPQVYLNYRRKSTVGWSIGNVLLDFTGGALSILQMFLISYNNNDWKSIFGDPTKFGLGAFSIFFDVIFMFQHYVLYRKNSPKSAGYEPIGDPKEEKKKHLLTFKADPSSDSN from the exons ATGCGGCAGGCATTGTCGTTGCTATTATTCCTCCTGTTTAGTGAACACGTTAAAGCCGAGAAGTGTGACTATGCCAAACCTTCTA GTGGAAAATATCTACTTTGTGCTGGAGAAGTGAGCACACTAGAAATCGGTCAAAATTACTCTGTACACTTATACACGAG TCCACCAGGGCTCAATGACTCAATTATGTTACATCCTCATGTCACAGTGAAGCAAAGCATCACTTTACCAGTTAAT tttacCCTTGAGCCAAAAGGTAATGGATCATCCCAACACATTACAGTGACAGCTGTGAGAGCGGGTAAAGCAACAGTGAGATTCTACAATGAATCTGATGTGGATGAGTTTATTGTGAG GATTGATCGAGCAGCATTTCAAGTACTGGTTGTCCACTCAAAGCCGTTGAACATTATCATCGCTGTTGTAGGCTGGGTATATTTTACTGCCTGGACTATATCATTTTATCCACAG ATTTTTTTGAACTTCAAACGTAGAAGTGTGGTAGGTCTTAGCTTTGATTTTCTCTCTTACAACATTCTTGGATTCTTTGCTTACTCAGTCTACAATTCTATGCTGTTTTGGGACTCTGGAATTCAG TCCGAATACTTTGACAGCCACCCTGGAGGAGTCATCCCAGTTCAACTTAATGATGTCATTTTTTCATTACATGCGGTTTTAGTGACAGCTTTCACCATATTTCAGTGTTTCATATTTGAA AGAGGTGGTCAGAGAGTGTCGTACGTAGCGATGGGCATACTGGCTATATTAATCCTGTACTCTGTCATCATAGTGTTCCTTGCTGTGGGTAAGGTAGTGACATGGCTCAACTTCCTACTACTGTTCTCCTATGTTAAACTGGCTGTCACCCTTATCAAGTATTGCCCacag GTGTATCTGAACTATCGAAGGAAAAGTACAGTTGGTTGGAGCATTGGAAATGTTTTGTTAGACTTCACTGGTGGAGCTTTGAGCATATTACAGATGTTCCTTATTTCTTATAATAACA ATGACTGGAAATCAATTTTTGGTGATCCTACAAAGTTTGGTCTGGGAGCCTTCTCTATTTTCTTTGATGTGATCTTTATGTTCCAACACTATGTGTTGTACAGAAAGAACAGCCCCAAGAGTGCTGGCTATGAACCTATCGGAGATCCAAAGGAAGAAAAGAAGAAACATCTGTTGACATTCAAGGCAGACCCAAGTTCTGATTCTAACTGA
- the LOC136255426 gene encoding nicotinamide N-methyltransferase-like gives MELYKGFDARRYLIERYPTTLFEEDQTKIMSSWDILCYHKFYQTFNKEWDNTNTILLEIGGGPCIYALISAAPYVAEIYHTDYVESCCNEVLMWKNADPDAYNWSPYFRHVVSTLEGQVSLDAVAKRESQLRRILKDPLTCDVRNEPIVPNMSKPVDIICANFSLETTLPTMTDFEHVMKVLFDMLNPKGFLLLLCSLGCSWYLIKEAKFPCIYLRLENIENAAKKAGFVVRTVESKDKALSGRNIYNDTTGHAFVVVQKPEQNQQEPEIHNSRV, from the coding sequence ATGGAGCTCTATAAAGGTTTTGATGCTCGGAGGTATCTGATCGAACGATACCCTACCACATTATTTGAAGAAGACCAGACTAAGATCATGTCATCCTGGGACATTCTTTGCTACCACAAGTTCTACCAGACTTTTAACAAAGAGTGGGACAACACTAACACAATTCTGTTGGAGATTGGGGGAGGTCCCTGTATTTATGCCTTAATCAGTGCAGCTCCATACGTGGCTGAGATATACCACACGGATTATGTGGAGTCATGTTGCAATGAAGTTCTGATGTGGAAGAATGCTGACCCTGATGCCTACAATTGGTCACCTTATTTCAGACATGTTGTGAGCACTTTAGAGGGTCAGGTTAGTCTTGATGCTGTTGCTAAACGTGAATCACAGCTGCGTAGAATTTTAAAGGATCCGCTTACTTGTGATGTAAGAAATGAGCCGATAGTTCCAAATATGTCAAAACCTGTGGACATTATATGTGCAAATTTCTCTTTGGAGACTACCTTACCAACGATGACTGATTTTGAACATGTCATGAAGGTGCTTTTTGATATGCTAAATCCAAAAGGCTTTCTGCTGTTGCTCTGCAGCCTTGGATGCAGTTGGTACCTAATCAAGGAGGCCAAATTTCCATGCATATATCTTCGTCTTGAGAACATCGAAAATGCTGCTAAAAAAGCTGGTTTCGTGGTGCGTACTGTAGAGAGTAAAGACAAAGCATTGTCAGGAAGGAATATATATAATGATACAACTGGGCATGCTTTTGTTGTAGTCCAAAAGCCTGAACAAAATCAACAAGAGCCTGAAATACATAACAGCAGGGTTTAG